Proteins co-encoded in one Candidatus Nanopelagicales bacterium genomic window:
- a CDS encoding alpha/beta hydrolase, which yields MSVPPSTGFPPGAEPLRISTTDGELAAVQMGPRDGPAMVLVPGFTGSKEDFLPLLEPLAGAGLNVTAIDQRGQHESPGTGRLDDYRLPSFTADLIDVIGSRPAHLVGHSFGGLVCREVTLARPDLVSSLTLMDSGPGALPREHWDLMTALCDLVPVATSEQIWVAKQAVDAAAGVPALEADVEEFLHRRWVATDPWCLAGIAQTLMSVPDLTSELSDTVTQNGIPVLVMYGEDDTSAWPVPEMADMAARLAVPAVAIPGAAHSPAVENPQRTVREIIDFVSARGV from the coding sequence ATGAGTGTCCCACCCTCCACGGGTTTCCCGCCAGGGGCCGAACCGTTACGAATCAGCACCACGGACGGGGAGTTGGCCGCGGTGCAGATGGGCCCCCGCGACGGGCCGGCCATGGTTCTCGTCCCCGGATTCACGGGCAGCAAGGAGGATTTCCTGCCCCTGCTGGAGCCGCTGGCCGGGGCTGGATTGAATGTGACCGCTATCGATCAGCGCGGCCAACACGAGAGTCCGGGGACCGGCAGACTCGACGACTACCGCCTGCCGAGTTTCACTGCCGACCTGATCGACGTGATCGGATCCCGGCCCGCCCATCTCGTGGGTCACTCGTTCGGTGGTCTCGTGTGCCGCGAAGTCACACTGGCGCGGCCTGACCTGGTGAGCAGCCTCACGCTGATGGACTCGGGTCCGGGCGCACTCCCGCGCGAACACTGGGACCTCATGACCGCACTGTGCGACTTGGTCCCCGTCGCAACGAGCGAACAGATCTGGGTCGCCAAGCAGGCGGTGGACGCCGCCGCAGGGGTGCCTGCGTTGGAAGCCGATGTCGAGGAGTTCCTGCACCGCCGCTGGGTCGCGACGGATCCGTGGTGCCTGGCCGGGATCGCGCAGACGCTGATGAGCGTGCCGGATTTGACGTCGGAACTGTCCGACACGGTGACGCAGAACGGGATTCCGGTACTCGTCATGTACGGCGAGGACGACACTTCGGCGTGGCCGGTCCCGGAGATGGCGGACATGGCGGCCCGCCTGGCGGTGCCCGCGGTGGCGATCCCCGGTGCCGCGCACTCGCCCGCGGTGGAGAATCCGCAGCGCACGGTCCGCGAAATCATCGACTTCGTGTCCGCGCGAGGGGTGTGA
- a CDS encoding AAA family ATPase, with translation MTRIIAVANQKGGVAKTTTVASLGAALAELGQKVLVVDLDPQACLTFSLGLDPEAIDMSLHDVLLERVGAGMVIRPTDDGMDLLPATIDLAGTEAHLLTRTGREHALRLALEDVASDYSYILFDCSPSLGVLTINALTAADEVLIPLQAETLSHRGVGQLLDTVRDVQRLTNPRLRVLGVLPTLFDARTTHARAVVADIQERYQLPVLEPPIAKSIRFAEAPAAGRSVLTTASRVRGADNYRELARRVVAGEVDVDA, from the coding sequence ATGACGCGCATTATTGCCGTCGCCAACCAGAAGGGCGGGGTCGCCAAGACAACGACGGTCGCTTCGCTGGGTGCTGCGCTCGCCGAACTTGGTCAGAAGGTTCTCGTTGTCGACCTCGACCCGCAAGCCTGCCTGACGTTCTCGCTCGGCCTGGATCCCGAAGCGATCGACATGAGCCTGCACGATGTGCTGCTCGAGCGCGTCGGAGCGGGCATGGTCATCCGCCCCACGGATGACGGCATGGACTTGCTGCCCGCCACTATCGACCTTGCCGGCACCGAAGCCCACCTGCTCACCCGAACGGGTCGCGAACATGCCTTGCGGCTGGCGCTCGAGGACGTCGCCTCCGACTACTCGTACATCCTGTTCGACTGCTCGCCATCGCTGGGCGTGCTCACCATCAATGCGCTCACAGCTGCGGACGAGGTCTTGATCCCGCTGCAGGCCGAGACGTTGTCCCACCGCGGTGTCGGACAACTCCTCGACACCGTGCGTGATGTCCAGCGCCTGACCAATCCGCGGCTGCGGGTCCTGGGTGTGCTGCCCACGTTGTTCGACGCGCGCACCACGCACGCCCGGGCAGTCGTCGCCGACATCCAAGAGCGCTATCAACTCCCCGTGCTCGAACCACCTATCGCGAAGTCCATTCGATTCGCTGAGGCACCCGCTGCGGGCCGTTCCGTCCTCACCACCGCGAGTCGGGTCCGAGGAGCCGACAACTACCGTGAACTCGCCCGTCGAGTCGTTGCCGGGGAGGTTGACGTCGATGCCTGA
- a CDS encoding AAA family ATPase has protein sequence MPVNPTRLVGRERELALLRTALDRVAAGEVVALEVSGEAGIGKSALLDELVREASRRGFRCLRGTGSRAEQDFMFGALAALLDGPVTADPAIDQLDPHTLRDLASVLPGMRAKVPDTPAAPVDPLLVCHSTRRALTALAARGQGLVIAVDDAHSIDEMTACVIGFWMRHGIDAPVLIATARRSGGPGAHTGSLHLRSDRVERIELEPLPPEDAAQLMAHLPAVQQNRVMADAGGNPFYITQLAAHVPAQRGAAPTESPEGRNPPEVSAAILADLAEVSVPAQQLAGAAAVLGDPFDVMLAARVAEIAPNEALPALDELVAASFVVNRDGHGTYEFRHPIITAVVYDSIPGGRRLAAHSRAGTILQAEGAAPIAVARHLERSADMGDEQAIEVIRAAATATRVLAPRAAARLLASAIRLSGPVAEGAPDGRPLLMAERSDCLINAGQFAEAREELRAALELVAPGDHLTLAYLVGNLTRVENWLGEERTATQRIRSILADLPTEAYFPRLLMQVLLLAQVAVSGSVDEVREIGGVLVPATTAVPGLEFATAVLLAYGEARGGDAVCAGDQARRAADLLAATPDDQLIAALETLILLSSAEEWLGRWKDVLDHTGRGIALARTTGNLAAGVWLRIAAESALTKQGRLTEAAELIAEAEELARMRNDPLLISVALARRSAVAAQLGDLSTAMSTAQDAEVYQELTHDPGVPAIVAYSIAPGLVEDGQAERGIQVMVRGAGGPGLPLVAEPTKARTLEILTEAELARGDAVAARSWAEGAGVSADRLGLALSHCAAQRALAEVLLAENDPQSAIAHARAAVASADSAGAPLEAARARLILGRSLGRCGQTDLAVAEIRRAIAVAQECRARSIAGRGARDLRDLGVHGSGERAARGATGLDALSAREREVAELVSEGLGNPQIAQRLFLSRRTVESHVARIFTKLGVSSRGEVAEVMRRGQIIAEHVESPRR, from the coding sequence ATGCCTGTGAACCCGACCCGGCTGGTGGGCCGTGAGCGTGAACTCGCCCTGCTGCGCACCGCTCTGGATCGGGTCGCGGCCGGTGAGGTGGTCGCCCTCGAGGTGTCCGGCGAGGCGGGCATCGGGAAGAGCGCCTTGCTCGACGAGTTGGTCCGCGAGGCATCGCGGCGTGGGTTCCGGTGTCTGCGCGGAACGGGATCTCGAGCCGAGCAGGACTTCATGTTCGGCGCGCTCGCTGCCCTGCTGGACGGGCCCGTCACCGCCGACCCCGCGATCGACCAGTTGGATCCTCACACCCTGAGGGACCTGGCATCGGTGCTACCTGGGATGAGAGCGAAGGTCCCCGACACACCCGCAGCGCCGGTCGATCCCTTGCTCGTGTGCCACTCGACCCGACGGGCGCTGACGGCTCTCGCGGCCCGGGGCCAGGGTTTGGTGATCGCGGTCGATGACGCGCACTCGATCGACGAGATGACTGCTTGCGTCATCGGGTTCTGGATGCGGCACGGAATCGACGCTCCGGTGCTCATCGCCACGGCCCGACGCTCGGGTGGGCCAGGCGCTCATACCGGATCCCTCCACCTGCGGTCGGATCGGGTCGAGCGGATAGAACTCGAACCTCTACCGCCGGAAGACGCCGCGCAACTCATGGCGCACCTGCCTGCGGTGCAGCAGAACCGGGTCATGGCGGACGCCGGGGGAAATCCCTTCTACATCACCCAGTTGGCGGCTCATGTGCCGGCGCAGCGTGGCGCGGCACCGACGGAGTCGCCTGAGGGCCGTAATCCCCCCGAGGTGTCGGCGGCGATCCTGGCCGACCTCGCGGAGGTGTCGGTCCCCGCCCAGCAGTTGGCCGGTGCGGCCGCTGTGCTCGGTGACCCGTTCGATGTGATGCTGGCCGCCCGGGTCGCGGAAATCGCCCCCAATGAGGCCCTGCCCGCCCTGGACGAGTTGGTCGCCGCCTCCTTCGTGGTTAACCGCGACGGGCACGGCACCTATGAGTTCCGCCACCCGATCATCACTGCCGTCGTCTACGACTCGATCCCCGGTGGGCGGCGCTTGGCCGCGCACTCCAGAGCCGGGACGATCCTGCAGGCCGAGGGGGCGGCCCCGATCGCTGTGGCGCGTCACTTGGAGCGCAGCGCCGATATGGGGGACGAGCAAGCCATCGAGGTGATTCGGGCAGCCGCGACTGCCACCCGAGTTCTGGCCCCCCGGGCCGCGGCTCGTCTGCTCGCCTCCGCTATCCGACTGTCTGGTCCGGTGGCCGAAGGTGCCCCAGATGGCCGTCCACTGCTCATGGCAGAGCGGTCCGACTGTCTCATCAACGCCGGGCAGTTCGCCGAAGCCCGTGAGGAGCTGCGCGCCGCGCTCGAGCTCGTCGCTCCCGGCGATCACCTGACGCTCGCCTACCTCGTCGGGAACCTCACAAGGGTGGAGAACTGGCTGGGGGAGGAGCGCACAGCCACGCAACGGATTCGTTCGATCCTCGCGGATCTACCGACGGAGGCGTACTTCCCGCGTCTGCTCATGCAGGTGTTGCTCCTGGCCCAGGTCGCCGTCAGTGGTTCGGTCGATGAGGTGCGTGAGATCGGCGGCGTGCTCGTCCCCGCGACCACCGCAGTGCCCGGTCTGGAGTTCGCCACGGCCGTTCTGCTCGCCTATGGCGAAGCTCGTGGGGGGGATGCCGTCTGCGCTGGGGATCAGGCCCGACGCGCAGCCGACCTGTTGGCCGCCACCCCCGACGACCAACTCATCGCCGCTTTGGAGACGCTCATCCTGCTGTCCTCGGCAGAGGAATGGCTGGGCCGTTGGAAGGATGTGCTCGACCACACGGGACGCGGCATCGCGCTTGCCCGCACGACCGGGAATCTGGCCGCGGGTGTGTGGCTGCGGATCGCGGCGGAGAGCGCTCTGACGAAGCAGGGCCGTTTGACCGAGGCCGCCGAGCTCATCGCCGAGGCTGAGGAACTGGCCCGCATGCGCAATGACCCGCTGCTCATCAGTGTCGCCCTGGCGCGGCGCAGCGCGGTCGCGGCTCAACTCGGTGACCTGTCCACGGCCATGTCCACCGCACAAGATGCGGAGGTCTACCAGGAGTTGACCCACGACCCCGGTGTGCCCGCGATCGTGGCGTATTCGATCGCACCGGGCCTCGTGGAGGATGGCCAGGCAGAGCGGGGCATCCAGGTGATGGTCCGGGGAGCCGGCGGACCTGGCTTGCCTCTCGTGGCGGAACCGACCAAGGCCCGCACGCTGGAGATCCTCACCGAGGCTGAGTTGGCCCGCGGGGACGCCGTGGCAGCGCGGAGCTGGGCTGAAGGCGCAGGTGTCAGCGCAGACAGGCTCGGCCTCGCTCTGAGCCACTGTGCGGCGCAACGAGCCCTTGCCGAGGTGCTGCTCGCCGAGAACGATCCGCAGTCGGCGATTGCGCATGCCCGCGCTGCGGTGGCGTCAGCCGATTCGGCCGGAGCACCGCTGGAAGCTGCGCGGGCCCGTTTGATCCTCGGGCGGTCGCTCGGGCGCTGCGGGCAGACGGATCTGGCGGTGGCCGAGATCCGGCGAGCGATCGCAGTGGCGCAGGAGTGCAGGGCCCGCAGCATTGCCGGGCGCGGCGCCCGTGATCTGCGGGATCTCGGTGTCCATGGATCAGGGGAGCGCGCTGCCCGGGGGGCAACGGGTCTCGATGCGCTCAGTGCGCGCGAGCGGGAGGTCGCCGAACTCGTGTCCGAGGGGCTCGGCAATCCTCAGATCGCACAGCGTCTGTTTCTGAGCCGACGCACGGTGGAGTCCCATGTCGCTCGGATCTTCACGAAACTGGGTGTGTCCTCGCGTGGCGAGGTTGCTGAGGTCATGAGACGGGGACAGATCATCGCCGAGCATGTCGAGTCGCCTCGCCGCTGA
- a CDS encoding DEAD/DEAH box helicase: MSEETAPEETAPEAPAAEESAETTTETEQPKTEQLAPTFAELGVRPEIVAALADEGIERTFPIQAQTLPLALEGGDVIGQAKTGTGKTLGFGIPLLQRILVPADGESNGKPQALIVVPTRELAIQVGKDLAEAGRDLKVRVLTIYGGRAYEPQIDALTKGIDIVVGTPGRLIDLVQQRHLDLSQVGVLVLDEADEMLDMGFLPDVEKIVAKVPAERQTMLFSATMPGQIVALARRYMNKPMHIRAADAGDESATVDAIEQHVWRAHPMDKMEIIARVLQSKDRGLTMIFTRTKRRAQRIQDELSDRGFAAASVHGDLGQGAREQALRAFRNGKVDVLAATDVAARGIDVDGVTHVINYECPDDEKTYVHRIGRTGRAGESGVAVTLVDWEDLARWAMIDRALKLPFANPIETYSTSEHIYTGLGIPAEATGRLPRADRTRAGLEAEELEDLGETGKSRGGGGQRGGGQRDERRSQRGGGSGRRRDQDRSGNRDRDNGNDTQRQDNDRPRRQRQRRRTRSADSGGSPAGNTTDATAGPATDVPTGSDVSEVRPRRSRNRRRRRSSGSGTQPPTGE; this comes from the coding sequence GTGTCAGAAGAGACCGCGCCCGAAGAGACAGCTCCCGAAGCACCCGCTGCCGAAGAATCAGCGGAAACCACAACAGAAACAGAACAACCGAAGACAGAACAGCTGGCCCCCACCTTCGCCGAACTCGGCGTCCGCCCCGAGATCGTGGCCGCGCTCGCCGACGAGGGCATCGAGCGTACCTTCCCCATCCAGGCTCAGACCCTGCCCCTGGCACTCGAAGGCGGCGACGTCATCGGTCAAGCCAAGACAGGGACGGGCAAGACACTGGGCTTTGGGATCCCACTGCTGCAGCGGATCCTGGTCCCCGCGGACGGCGAGAGCAACGGCAAGCCGCAGGCCCTGATCGTCGTCCCCACCCGGGAACTCGCCATCCAGGTCGGCAAGGACCTCGCCGAGGCGGGCCGTGATCTGAAGGTGCGGGTGCTGACCATCTACGGCGGGCGCGCCTACGAACCCCAGATCGACGCTCTGACCAAGGGCATCGACATCGTCGTCGGCACTCCCGGTCGATTGATCGACCTCGTACAGCAGCGCCATCTCGATCTCTCCCAGGTAGGCGTTCTGGTGCTCGATGAAGCCGACGAGATGCTGGACATGGGCTTCCTGCCCGACGTCGAGAAGATCGTCGCCAAGGTACCGGCCGAGCGTCAGACCATGCTGTTCTCGGCCACCATGCCCGGACAGATCGTCGCGCTCGCCCGGCGCTACATGAACAAGCCCATGCACATCCGAGCCGCCGACGCAGGCGACGAATCCGCCACGGTGGACGCGATCGAGCAGCACGTCTGGCGGGCCCATCCGATGGACAAGATGGAGATCATCGCCCGAGTGCTGCAATCGAAGGATCGCGGCCTCACCATGATCTTCACCCGGACCAAGCGGCGGGCCCAACGCATTCAGGACGAACTCAGTGACCGCGGGTTCGCGGCGGCCTCGGTGCATGGCGATCTCGGGCAAGGTGCCCGCGAGCAGGCGCTGCGTGCGTTCCGCAACGGCAAGGTCGACGTGCTCGCCGCCACCGACGTGGCAGCTCGTGGCATCGACGTCGACGGCGTCACCCATGTCATCAACTACGAATGCCCCGATGATGAGAAGACCTACGTCCACCGGATCGGCCGCACCGGGCGCGCCGGCGAGTCAGGCGTCGCGGTGACACTGGTCGACTGGGAGGACCTCGCTCGCTGGGCCATGATCGACCGGGCGCTCAAACTCCCGTTCGCCAACCCCATCGAGACCTACTCGACCTCGGAGCACATCTACACCGGACTGGGCATTCCCGCCGAAGCCACTGGTCGCCTGCCCCGGGCCGATCGCACGCGTGCCGGGCTGGAGGCCGAGGAACTCGAGGATCTCGGGGAGACCGGCAAGAGCCGCGGAGGCGGGGGGCAGCGTGGCGGTGGGCAGCGTGACGAGCGGCGCAGCCAACGCGGAGGCGGCTCGGGCCGTCGTCGCGACCAGGATCGGTCTGGCAACAGGGACCGGGACAACGGCAACGACACGCAGCGTCAGGACAACGATCGGCCCCGTCGCCAGCGGCAGCGGCGCCGGACACGCAGTGCCGACAGCGGCGGCTCCCCCGCCGGGAACACCACCGACGCGACCGCGGGCCCAGCCACCGATGTCCCCACGGGCAGTGACGTCTCCGAGGTGCGGCCGCGCCGTTCGCGCAATCGGCGGCGCCGACGGTCGTCTGGATCCGGGACACAGCCGCCGACTGGGGAGTAG
- a CDS encoding ferritin-like fold-containing protein — protein sequence MVSATDAPVIDLLGLIAAGELFAFETLARDSALADDLNAKSALGAIACREFGHFQLVVARMRDSGADADAVIGAYLPILSEFHAKTAPRDLLEGLLKAYVGDGIAADFGREIAAYVDPQTRGFLDDVLSGSGQAEFVVPYVQQALSQDPGSAGRLALWGRRLMGEALAQAQRVAADRPDLAELVVGGGGQTGAGLAEFANMLARMTESHSARMRSLGLAP from the coding sequence ATGGTCAGTGCCACCGATGCGCCCGTGATCGACTTGCTCGGGCTTATCGCCGCCGGTGAGTTGTTCGCGTTCGAGACCTTGGCCCGTGATTCGGCGCTGGCGGACGACCTCAACGCGAAGTCCGCTTTGGGTGCCATTGCGTGCCGTGAGTTCGGGCACTTCCAACTTGTCGTAGCGAGGATGCGCGATTCCGGCGCCGATGCCGACGCGGTGATCGGCGCGTATCTGCCTATTCTGTCGGAGTTCCACGCCAAGACGGCTCCACGGGATCTGCTCGAGGGCCTGCTCAAGGCGTACGTCGGCGATGGGATCGCCGCGGATTTCGGTCGCGAGATCGCCGCGTACGTCGATCCCCAGACGCGGGGCTTTCTCGACGATGTGCTGAGCGGCAGCGGTCAGGCGGAGTTCGTGGTGCCGTATGTGCAGCAGGCCTTGTCGCAGGACCCTGGGTCGGCTGGTCGCCTGGCGTTGTGGGGGAGGCGGTTGATGGGGGAGGCACTGGCTCAGGCCCAGCGCGTCGCGGCAGACCGGCCGGATCTGGCGGAACTGGTTGTCGGTGGTGGGGGACAGACGGGGGCGGGCTTGGCGGAGTTCGCGAACATGCTGGCTCGGATGACGGAGTCCCACAGCGCTCGGATGCGGAGCCTGGGCCTGGCTCCCTGA
- a CDS encoding DUF3107 domain-containing protein, with protein sequence MEVRIGIQDSPREVVFESAAEPEDLADVISEAWAANELVTLEDVKGRRILVPTDKVAYIELGAPLAGRVGFGAT encoded by the coding sequence GTGGAAGTCAGGATCGGAATCCAGGATTCACCCCGTGAGGTCGTCTTCGAAAGCGCTGCCGAGCCCGAGGACCTCGCCGATGTGATCAGCGAAGCGTGGGCGGCCAACGAACTGGTCACCCTCGAAGACGTCAAGGGTCGCCGGATCCTCGTACCCACCGACAAGGTCGCGTACATCGAACTCGGCGCGCCGCTCGCGGGCAGGGTCGGCTTCGGCGCCACGTAA
- a CDS encoding TetR/AcrR family transcriptional regulator — protein MSSSAARLPRVERRESLLTAAREVFVKSGYHEAAMDDIAARAGVTKPVLYQHFGSKRDLYLAVLDSGAEQFLESMGRALKSTDDNRNRVTATIDAYLRFISHDDEAYRLVFQSDLVNAPDVRERVQRVNRLSAEMVSEVIATDTGLSVAEAMLLAYGLLGMAQTAALRWLSNPDGIGHEAAAHLLSALAWRGISGFPRSHPPAPQP, from the coding sequence GTGAGCTCCTCCGCAGCCCGGCTGCCGCGCGTCGAACGCCGGGAATCACTGCTCACCGCGGCTCGCGAGGTATTCGTCAAGTCCGGCTACCACGAAGCCGCGATGGACGACATCGCCGCCCGCGCCGGCGTCACCAAGCCGGTGCTCTACCAGCACTTCGGATCCAAACGTGACCTGTACCTGGCGGTACTCGACAGCGGAGCCGAACAGTTCCTGGAATCGATGGGCCGGGCCCTGAAGTCGACCGACGACAACCGCAACCGGGTCACCGCCACGATCGACGCGTACCTGAGGTTCATCAGCCACGACGATGAGGCCTACCGCCTCGTGTTCCAGTCCGACCTGGTCAATGCACCCGATGTCCGCGAACGGGTCCAGCGCGTCAACCGGCTCAGCGCCGAAATGGTCAGTGAGGTCATCGCGACCGACACCGGCCTGTCGGTCGCCGAGGCGATGCTGCTGGCCTACGGCCTGCTCGGGATGGCCCAGACGGCTGCGCTGCGCTGGCTGAGCAACCCCGACGGCATCGGGCACGAGGCCGCCGCCCACCTTCTGTCGGCGCTGGCATGGCGCGGGATCTCAGGTTTCCCCCGCAGCCACCCCCCGGCGCCACAGCCCTGA
- a CDS encoding alpha/beta fold hydrolase, translating into MADSETVDLSVAPLPSDLPAAPPSEEVWLNERMLTVRRMAEGGTPTVMIHGLGGSSLNWTDLALAFRGRLDSWAVDLPGFGASPPPRDGDYTPAGHARAVLEVITERIGRPVHVFGNSMGGAIAVQLAARAPQWVRSLTLISPALPGGRIKKSNMHLPVIAVPGVGERVLRRYLQVSPELRARATIDLCFADASRMHPDRMAEAVTEVRRRDTYPYTADAFVQSTRGLMASLVARGPQRPAELMTNIHRPVLLVYGRKDALVDPAGGYKIASHLPDARVVVIPDSGHVAQMEHPELVAAAWRDLIGSRSGAVPSR; encoded by the coding sequence ATGGCTGACTCCGAGACCGTGGACCTGTCGGTGGCCCCCCTGCCCAGTGATCTGCCCGCGGCCCCGCCCAGTGAGGAGGTCTGGCTGAACGAGCGCATGCTCACGGTGCGTCGCATGGCCGAGGGTGGCACTCCGACCGTCATGATCCACGGATTGGGCGGATCCAGCCTGAACTGGACCGATCTGGCTCTGGCTTTTCGTGGGCGCCTCGATTCGTGGGCGGTGGATCTGCCCGGGTTCGGCGCCTCTCCGCCCCCCCGCGACGGTGACTACACTCCCGCCGGTCACGCCCGTGCCGTCCTGGAGGTGATCACCGAGCGGATCGGGCGGCCGGTCCATGTGTTCGGCAACTCGATGGGGGGTGCCATCGCGGTTCAACTCGCCGCCCGCGCGCCCCAGTGGGTGCGGTCGCTGACCCTCATTTCACCGGCCTTGCCCGGCGGCCGGATCAAGAAATCCAACATGCATCTGCCGGTCATCGCGGTTCCGGGTGTCGGGGAGCGGGTGTTACGACGGTATCTGCAGGTGTCACCGGAGCTGCGGGCCCGCGCGACCATCGACCTGTGTTTCGCGGACGCGTCGCGGATGCACCCGGACCGGATGGCCGAAGCGGTGACCGAGGTCCGTCGCCGGGACACGTACCCGTACACGGCTGACGCCTTCGTGCAGTCGACCCGGGGGCTCATGGCAAGCCTGGTGGCCCGGGGCCCGCAGCGGCCCGCTGAGTTGATGACCAACATCCATCGCCCGGTACTGCTCGTATATGGGCGCAAAGACGCCTTGGTCGATCCGGCGGGCGGATACAAGATCGCGTCTCACCTGCCTGACGCCCGGGTCGTGGTGATCCCTGACTCCGGACATGTAGCGCAGATGGAGCACCCGGAGTTGGTGGCAGCGGCGTGGCGGGACCTCATCGGGAGTCGGTCTGGGGCCGTGCCCAGCCGCTGA
- a CDS encoding YceI family protein: MTQTVATDAIPGYRTGTWQIDPLHSEVGFSVRHMMVSKVRGRFTDYTATLTTAEELVDSSVTVEIKLASIETGSDQRDEHLRSPDFFGTDENPTMTYRSTGVSEDGDNWVLAGDLTLKGITKQVPLHFELVGLGPDAYGGYRAGFSGTAVINRQDFGVTWNQTMEAGGVVVSDKVTIQIEAEFVLEA; encoded by the coding sequence ATGACCCAGACAGTTGCCACTGACGCCATCCCCGGTTACCGCACCGGAACCTGGCAGATCGACCCACTGCACAGCGAAGTGGGATTCAGCGTGCGCCACATGATGGTGAGCAAGGTGCGCGGCCGCTTCACCGACTACACGGCCACCTTGACCACCGCCGAGGAACTCGTCGACTCCTCCGTGACCGTCGAGATCAAACTGGCGTCGATCGAGACGGGCAGTGACCAGCGCGACGAGCATCTGCGCTCACCGGACTTCTTCGGCACCGACGAGAATCCGACCATGACCTACCGCTCCACGGGCGTCTCCGAAGACGGAGACAACTGGGTTCTCGCGGGTGACTTGACGCTGAAGGGCATCACCAAGCAGGTTCCCCTCCACTTCGAACTCGTGGGTCTGGGCCCGGATGCCTACGGTGGATACCGTGCCGGATTCTCGGGGACGGCCGTGATCAACCGACAGGACTTCGGCGTCACCTGGAACCAGACAATGGAAGCCGGCGGCGTCGTCGTCTCCGACAAGGTGACCATCCAGATCGAGGCGGAGTTCGTCCTCGAGGCCTGA
- a CDS encoding MarR family transcriptional regulator translates to MTRWLTEDEQRTWRALLDMNRLIQESTDRQLQDDSGIPATYYGILVQLSEAPDRRMRMSALAEALEGSQSRLSHAVSRLEDRGWVTRRRCDSDGRGWYAVLTDAGLEALQAAAPGHVAQVRRILFDVLSVEQQDCLRELAEQVSDHLRATSAADVA, encoded by the coding sequence ATGACGCGATGGCTCACCGAGGACGAGCAACGGACCTGGCGTGCTCTGCTCGACATGAACCGGCTCATCCAAGAGTCCACCGATCGTCAACTTCAAGACGACTCCGGCATTCCGGCCACCTACTACGGGATCCTTGTCCAACTGTCCGAGGCCCCCGACCGTCGCATGCGCATGTCCGCTCTGGCCGAGGCCCTCGAGGGGTCCCAGAGCAGGCTCTCCCACGCTGTCAGCAGGCTCGAGGATCGCGGCTGGGTCACGCGCAGGCGCTGCGATTCCGACGGGCGCGGTTGGTACGCGGTGCTCACCGACGCGGGGCTGGAGGCGCTGCAGGCGGCAGCCCCCGGACACGTCGCGCAGGTGCGCCGCATCCTGTTCGACGTCTTGTCCGTCGAGCAGCAGGACTGTCTGCGCGAACTCGCCGAACAGGTCTCGGACCATCTCCGTGCAACCTCGGCCGCCGACGTCGCCTGA